DNA from Desulfarculus baarsii DSM 2075:
TGGCTCGCTTGAAGTCCGCCTCGCCGATGTCTTCTTCCGCCAAAATCTGGCGTTCGCGCTGGCCGGCCTCGTCCTTGGCCCAGAGCATCTTGCCGCCGTAGATCGGCCCGGTGTAGGTGATGCGGCCGTCGTCCAGCCTTGGCTGTTCGGCGTCCGGGTCTTCGACGTTGAAGATGCCGCCGGTGTCGGTTTTCTTGGCCACGTCGCCGATCAGCAGGCGGTCGAAAAGGCCGTCGGCCATGCGCCGGCTCAGCCATGTGTTGAACAACTGCGATTGATAGGCCGAACACAACAGCTTGCGCAACCATTTGTCGCGTGGGCCGTGGCCCAGCACGGCCTGGCGGCCCTTGGCGGCGTTGTCGCCGTCCAGGCCGAAGCGCTGGGGGCCAAAGAAGTTGGGCAGGCCGCGGCGGGCCAGGGCCTGGGCCACGGCGGCGGCCTTTTCCTGGGCCCCGTCGTCGGGCCGGCTGAGCAGGATGCGAAAGCGATTGCCCAGCAGATGGCCGAGCTTTAGCTTGTTGTGGTGGCGGCTGGTCCAGTTGACGCGGGCCGACAGGTTCGCCTCGATGAGTTGTCGGGCCGTTTCTTCTGGCATATCTGGCAGATGGGCCGAGAACGTCTGGGTGGTGATCGCGTGCTTGTCCTTTTGGCCGGCCACGCCGATGGCGTCCTCGCTCAGGCCCAGGGCCTTGGCCAGGGCGCGGCAGACGTCCTTGGTGGTCAGGCCCTGGCGGGTCAGATTGACGTAGATGTGCTCGCCCTGGCCGTCGGGGGCGTAGAGCGGCAGTTCCTCGACCACGAAATGGCTGGGCTCGGCCTTCAACTCGCCGCCCACGCCGGGCAGATCGGCGGTGACATAGGGAAGGGCTCGGGGCATGGTTCAGGGCCTCCTTGGCCGGCGACGCGGCTGGAGATAGTTTTCACTTTTACGCATTTTGTCCTCCGGCGTTCACGCGCGGGGCCGCTTTGGCCGATAATATATATACAAGGGCGCAAAGGAGGTGGGACATGATCGCCAACCATTGTCATTGCAACCACCCGTCGGGCTCGACCGGCGAAGCCAGGGATTTGGCCGCCTGCTGTCTGCCCACCCACGATCCCGCCGAGCGGACCGTCTGGGAACTCGGCCCCGAGTTCCGCC
Protein-coding regions in this window:
- the truD gene encoding tRNA pseudouridine(13) synthase TruD: MPRALPYVTADLPGVGGELKAEPSHFVVEELPLYAPDGQGEHIYVNLTRQGLTTKDVCRALAKALGLSEDAIGVAGQKDKHAITTQTFSAHLPDMPEETARQLIEANLSARVNWTSRHHNKLKLGHLLGNRFRILLSRPDDGAQEKAAAVAQALARRGLPNFFGPQRFGLDGDNAAKGRQAVLGHGPRDKWLRKLLCSAYQSQLFNTWLSRRMADGLFDRLLIGDVAKKTDTGGIFNVEDPDAEQPRLDDGRITYTGPIYGGKMLWAKDEAGQRERQILAEEDIGEADFKRARLSGSRRPARLVLDELRVEPTDQGLAFDFALPKGSYATVVLREFMKSEPHAPQAD